The sequence below is a genomic window from Desulfobacterales bacterium.
CGGCAATACGCCCGGAGTGGACATGGTCGAGTTCGCCCGGGAAAACCACATCGATATGATCGTCATCGGCATTCGGCGGCGCTCGAAGCTGGATAAACTGCTTTTTGGCTCCAACGCCCAATACATCATTGTCAAGGCGCATTGCCCCGTGCTTTGTGTCAGGTAAAAAAAACGTTACCTCGGCAAAACGTTCTCTGTCGCGAAGGTGGGAATTCTGCGGTTCTATCGGAACCCGGATTCCCGCCTTCAGCGTGAATGAATCGCATGACGAAGTTTCAAACGATTATCTCGGACACATTTTATTAGGGACACCGAATTTTTTGATATACCGTTTATGCAATGCGCATTGTAACTGCTTAGTAGCCAGGAGACAGAATCCAGAATCCAGAATCCAGAATAAAAACAACTGAAAGCAGCCGGATTAATCTAGTTGAATGAAGATTCCGGCGGTTAGAGCATTATTCTGAATTCTGAATTCCTGAGTAGTTACTGCGCATTTTCGAATTATCGTCGGCATTGTAGGGGCGAACCTGTGTGTTCGCCCTTCGTAATCAGGGCGAACACACAGGTTCGCCCCTACGGGGTTGCGGGCAATAGTCAGCGTTAGGTATTGGCATTTTCTGATTCCCTCAAGATGCCTCAAGATGGTCCTTGCCGTGCTCGCTATCGAGCATTCCCAATTTTTTCATTCGTGAATAGAGTGTACCGCGGTTCAACCCGAGTATTTCGGCGG
It includes:
- a CDS encoding universal stress protein, translated to MVEFARENHIDMIVIGIRRRSKLDKLLFGSNAQYIIVKAHCPVLCVR